The Aquidulcibacter paucihalophilus genomic interval CGGGCTCCGCCGGTGCGGGCCCGGGAGCCGGTGCGGCGGGCTGCATCCAGGCGTTGGCCGGGGTCAGGGTCCGGCGCGCGCCGGGCGCGGGTGTGAGCCCCGGCCGCGACGGCGCAGGCGGGGTCGAGGCGAAACCGCCGTGCGGAATGACGGTGTTGGGGCGTCGGAGGTCGCGTCTTGCTACCGCAGCAGGACCGGCGGCGGCCGCCGCGGGGGCGGCCTCGCTGCGCCCCGGCCATGACAGATAGCGCAGGCCGCGGGCCTCGCCGGCGGGTACGTCCGCACTCTGGGCCGCGGCCCCGCCGGCGGACAGCACCAGGCCCGCGGCGGCGAGCAGGGCGGTCTTCAGGATCGGGGAGCGGCGCAAGAGGGCGTCTCCGGACGGGGGAATGGAGCCCCACGCTAGTCACAGGTCGCTTAACCTGCTGCTAACGCGGGCCCATTGGATTCAGGACAGGCGGCGGCGCACAGCCCGATCCAGCACGCTGACGGCGGCGTTGAGCAGCAGGCCCATGAACATCAGGCAGGCGAGGGCGGCCAGCATGTCGGCCGTGCGCAGCCGGTTGCCGGCTTCGAGCAATCGCCAGGCCAGTCCCTGCGTTGCGCCCGAGCCGGAGACGAACTCCGCCACCACGGCACCGATCACGGCGAGCCCTGCCGCGACCCGCAGACCCTCGAGCACGAAAGGCAGGGCCGAGGGCAGGCGCAGCCGGACCAGCCGCTGAACGGGCGAGGCACCGTAGAGGTCGAACAGCCGCTCGAGGTCGGGATCGGCGGACTTGAGTCCCGTCAGGACGCCCGAAAACAGGGGGAAGAAGGCGACGGCCGCCGCGAGCGCGACCACGGCCCGGTCGGCATTGTCCAGTCCGGCCCAGATCATCACCAGCGGGGCGATGGCCACCACCGGCGTGACCTGCAGGGCGACGGCGAGCGGGCGGACCGCCTGCTCCGCCGGGCGGCTGAGCGAGACGGCGAGCGCCAGACCGCCGCCGAGCAGGGCGGCGACGACCAGCGCCTGCAGGGCCATCCAGAAGGTCGCGGCGGCGGAGGCGGCAAGGAGCGGGGCGCGGTCGACCAGGGCGGCGGCCACGGCGCTGGGCGGCGGCAGGAAATAGGGCGGGACGTGCAGGGCGCGGCAGGCGACCTCCCAGACCGCCAGAAGCAGGAGCGTGAGCAGCAGGGACGGGAGGATGCGCATCATGCCGGCACCTCCGCCCCGGGCATGGCGGTCTCGAGGGCCCGGGCAAGGGCTTCGACGGCGGACCGGTATTCGGCGGCCGAGCGCCAACCGTCGGGCCGCGGCAAGGCACCGGGCGAGTCGAGGGTCGCCGCGACCCGCCCGGTCGCGCCGTCCAGGACCACGGCGCGGCCAGCCAGATAGACGGCCTCCTCGACGTCATGGGTAACGAAGACGATGGCCGGGCTCGGGGTGCGGGCGGACCAGAGGCGATGCAGGTCCTCGATCAGCCGGCGGCGGGTGACGCTGTCGAGGGCGGCGAAGGGCTCGTCGAGGAGCAGAAGGTCCGGTTCGGTGACGAGGGCGCGGGCGAGGGCGACGCGCATGGCCATGCCGCCGGACAACTGGCGCGGACGGGCGTCGAGCCGGTCGCTGAGACCGACGGCGGTCAGGGCTTCGGCGGCGCGGGCGCGGGCGTCGGCGCGCGCCATGCCGGCCAGTTCCAGCGGCAGGGCGACGTTGGCGAGGGCGTCGGCCCAGGGCATCAGGGTGGCGGACTGGAAGACGAAGCCGGTACGGCCGTCGGCCCGCTGGACGGTGCCTTCGGACGGCGGCTCCAGCCCGGCCAGCAGGCGCAGGAGGGTAGATTTGCCGGCCCCGGATGCGCCGACGACGGCAACGATCTCGCCGGGGGCGACGGTCAGGTCGACGGGGCCGAGCGGCGCACGGCCGGGATAGCGGACGAGGACGCCGTCCAGCGACGCCGCGGCGTCAGCTCCGGCCACGGCCGGGCAGGTACTGGGTGGTGAAGGCCTGCCGCCAGTCCAGATTGGTCGGATAGACCCCGGCCTGGGAGGTGACGTCGAAGAAGGCCTGCCAGCGTTCGGCGGTCATGGCGCCGAGACCGTAGAGGGCGGCGTCGCCGCCATCGACGATGCCGTTGGCCTTCAGCCGGGCGCGGGCCTGGTCGAGGATGGCCTGGGTCATCTCCGGATTGGCCTTGCGGATCAGGGCGTCAGCGGCCTTGCCGTCGCCCTGGATGTAGTCGCGCCAGCCCTCGGCCGAAGCGGCGATGAAGCTGCGCAGGGCGGCGGCGTTGTCGCGGGCGAAGGCGTTGGGGGCCAGGACCATGGCGGCGTAGGAGGGATAGCCCTCGTCGGCCAGCAGGAAGACCCTGGGCGCGAAACCCGCAGCCTGTTCAATGCTGTAGGGCTCCGAGGTCAGATAGCCCTGCTGCACCGCCCGCTCGTCGGCGAGGAAGGGCGCGGGGTTGAAATTGTAGGTCCGGACCTGATCGTCGGTGAAGCCGTATTTGGCCTTGAGCCAGACCCAGAAGGCGTCGCGCGAGGCGGTGGCCAGCAGCATGGGGCGGCCGGCGAGGTCGGCGATGGTCTCCAGCGCCGGGTCCGGATGAGCGATGAGGACCTGGGGGTCCTTCTGGAAGAAGGCGGCGACGGCCTTCACCGGGGCACCCTCGGCGACCAGATTCATCGGGATGAAGCTGTTGGAGCCCATGCCCAGCTCAACGGCCCCGGAGGCCAGCAGCTGCGGCACGTTCACGCTCGGGCCGCCCTGGATGATCTCGACGTTCAGGCCGCGCTTCGTATAGGCCCCCGAAGCCAGTGCCTGGTAGAAGCCGCCGTGCTCGGCCTGGGCGCGCCAGTCGGTGGCGAAGCGCAGGCGAACGCGGCCCTCTTCGTCGACAGGGGCCTCGGAGCCCTGGCAGCCGGCGAGCGCCGCTGTGGCCGCGAGCGCGCCGGCACCGGCCAGCAAGGCGCGGCGGTCGGTCGAGAAACGGCGATTCCCACGCAAGGTCATGGCCGTGATGTACGGCTCAGGCGAAGGGAAGGGAAGAGATGCGCCTCATGCGGACTGGACGATCATCCAGACGCGGCTGAAGTCGCCCATGCGCGCGTCCTGTTCCCGGACCCAGACATAGAGGGTCCCCGTGTCGCCCCACATGAGTCCGGCCGCATCGTCACTGTCGATCTGCAGCAGCAGCCGCCAGTCGGCCGCGCCGGGCTCGAGCGCGGCGATCCGCGCGTCTGTGTAGCTGTCCGGCCCGCCCATATAGATGCCGTTCGAGGCCAGTTGCGCCTCGAGCTCCATGCCGTCCCCCTGGATGGGGCTGGGAAAGCCGCCGACCTGATGCCGCGGACCGTCGCCCAGCCCGGCGTCCATGAAGGCGTGCACCGGCTCGAACTCGAACGTCCGGCCAACCTCCGGGGTCAGGTCCAGGCGTTCGGTGGTCGGATAGGTCAGGGTGCTCCGGCCAGCGAGTGGGACGGGCGCGAAGACCCGGTCGCCGGACAGGCCCGGCGGATGCGGCAGGGGCCGGGGGGCGGGAGCATCGGTCATGATGACCTTCCAGCCGTCGTGGTCGGCCGGATCAAAACCCCAGGGTTCCTCCTCGACGTCAAAGAACAGGTGGAGGACGCCCGATGCCGGCAACCAGTCCGGGCCGCCGACCGCGCGCAGGGCGGTCAGATCCAGTTCGGCGATGAAGGACAGCGGTCGGCCCTTCCGGTCGGGCCAGGCGGTCGACGCAGGCAGGCGCGGAGCGCCCCCGAGCCGGCACACTGTGGGCCGGTCTGCCTGCTCCAGAACCACCGCGCGCATGGCCAGGGGCTGCAGGGCCGCGATCACGGCGCGCGTCGCGGCTGCAGGATCCTGCGCCGCCGCACCGCGCGCGGACCCGGCGATCAGCAGGGCACCGACGCCCGCCAGCAGGACGCGACGATCAGCGGAAAAGACGGGGGTTTCGGGCGACGGCATGCCCGGACGCTAAGGGCCGGCGGGCCGGAAGGAAAGGCGCCTGTCGACGGCGATCCGGAGCCCGGAATTGAGCGAGGGGACGAAGATCCCCGGCGAACCGGTTTTCCTCGTCCCCTCGCCAAGTCCGGGTTGGACTTGGCCATTGAGGTTCAGGGCCCTGGCTTCGGCATCAGCGAGGCGAACCCCGGTGATGGTCAGCTGTATCCTGTCGCGCTCCTGGTCTCCGGCGTTCCACGAGGTCGAGCCCCGCGCCGTCCATCGATCCCGATCCGGTTCCCTCCGGTCTTCTCCGGCCGAAGCCTTCGAAGGGTCCCTTGGGCCTTGATCCTGTCTCCCGTCCGTTAAGGTCGAAACCCCCCGGTGCGTTCGATCAGAGAGCCGGGCCGGTCCGCTTTGATCCCCGGGTCTCCCCGGTTTTCCGCGCCGCCGTGTCCCTCGGCCTGATCAAGCTCGCTCCGATCCGCAGATGTGGCAAGCGGTCCGGAATGAGCGGTTGTGGATGGTCCGGGGGATAAATCGTGCAGGAGGGCGGACTTCTTGTGACGATTTTCGAATTTTCTTCGCTCTTCGAACGTCTTGGGACTTCTGCACAGGCTCGCGAAATCGGCCGGAAATTCGGTCAGAAGGGCCGTTTTGGGCGTCGCGACGCCGCGATCAGACGTTGGCGAGGGCCTCGCGCTTCGCTTCCAGCTCCAGCCATTCCTCCTCCGCCGCCGCCAGCAGGGTGCGGGCGCGGTCGGCGTTGGCGGTGGCGCGGTCGAAGGCCTTGCGGTCGCGGGCGTAGAGGTCGGGGTCGGACAGGGTCGCGTCGTGCCGGGCGATGTCGTCCGGGAGGCTGGCGAGCAGGCCCTCCAGCTCCTTCAGGCGGTGGGCGTCCTTGAAGGTGAGTTTGCCGGGTTTCTTCGGGGCGGCCGGCGCGATCGAGGCCGGGGCGGGCGCTGCCGCCGCACGCTGGGCGGCGTCCTTGTCCTGCGGGCGGGGGTTGGCGCCGGGCTGGAGGAAGCCGGGGTTCTGGCGGATGAAGTCGGTCCAGCCGCCGGGGGTCTCGACGATGTCGCCGCGGCCGTTCATGGCGATGGTCGAGGTGGCCAGACGGTCGACGAAGTCGCGGTCGTGGCTGACCAGGATCAAGGTGCCGTCATAGGTCTCGAGCAGCTCTTCCAGCTTGTCGAGCGTGTCCATGTCGAGGTCGTTGGTCGGTTCGTCGAGGACCAGCATGTTGGCGGGCTTGGCCAGGGCGCGGGCCAGCAGCAGGCGGTTGCGCTCGCCGCCGGACAGGGTCGAGATCGGCTGGCGCAGCTGGCCCTCCTGGAACAGGAAGTCCTTGGCATAGGCGGCGACGTGTTTGGACACGCCGCGCACCAGGACGCTGTCGCCGCCGCCGGGGGTCAGGGCGTCCCACAGGGTCATGTCGCTGCGCAGACCTTCGCGGGACTGGTCGAGATAGACGGGCTCCAGATTGGCACCGAGGCGGACCGTGCCCTCGTCGGGCTTGAGCTTGCCGAGCAGGATCTTGACCAGGGTGGTCTTGCCCGCGCCGTTCGGGCCGACGATGGCCAGCCGGTCGCCGCGGATGACACGGGTGCTGAACGGCTTGATGACGGTGCGCTCGCCGAAGCCCTTGGTCACGCCCTTGAGCTCGGCCACCAGCTTGCCCGACAGGCCGCCGGAATCGACGCCGAGATTGAGTTCGCGGGGGATGTCCTTGACCCGTTCGGCGCGGTCCTCGCGCATGGCGTTGAGGGCGCGGGCGCGGCCTTCGTTGCGGGTACGCTGGGCGGTGATGGAGCGGTAGAAGGTATAGGTCTCGCGCTCGATCGCCTTGTTCAGGCGGCGCAGGGACTCGGCCTCTTCCTCCATGACCTTGTCGGCCCATTCGTCGAAGGCGGCGAAGCCCTTGTTGAGGGTGCGGACGCGGCGGCCTTCCAGCCAGTGACAGGACTGGGTGACGCGGTTGAGGAAGGCGCGGTCGTGGCTGACGACCAGCACGGAGAACCGGGCCTGGAGGAGTTCATCCTCCAGCAGTTCGATGGCCAGGATGTCGAGGTGGTTGGTCGGCTCGTCGAGCAGCAGCAGGTCCGGCTCTTCGGCGAAGGCCTTGGCGAGGGCGGCGCGGCGGATTTCACCGCCCGACAGGTTCACTGCGGCCTTTTGGGGGTCGAGACCGAAGGTGGCCAGCCAGGCCTCTGCGGTCCAGCGCTCGGCCCCTTCGGAGGCGGCGTAGTCCAGCAGGGTCTCGCCGGTGATGACGGGTTCCTGGGCGACATAGGCGAAGCGGGTGCCGGCCTGCATTGAGCGGTCGCCGGCGTCGGGCTCGATCAGGCCCATGACCATCTTCATCAGGGTCGACTTGCCGGCCCCGTTGCGGCCGACGAGGGCGGCGCGCGTGCGCGGCTCGACCGCGATGTCGACCCCGTCGAACAGCGGGCGCTGGCCGTCCTGGAGACGGACGTTCTTGAGGGCGACGAGAGGAGGACGGGGAGCCATGCGAACCCTGGATACGCCGCACAGCGGGGAGGCTGCGCGGTCGAAGGCGGCCATATAGGCGGTGCGGGGCCTTGTGGCCACCGGCTGCGGCCTTCGCGTGTCGAGGGATTTGCGGCGGCGGCAAGCGGAACGGCGTTAGGTTAAGGCTGAACGTCCGGGGGGATGAGGATGAGTGACCAGGGTCAGGATGCCGGACCGGTCGTGCGCCGGAAGCGGGGCTTCGGCTGGGGCGAGCTGCTGGGCGGGATCGTTCTGGCGCTGACGCCGGTGGCCGGCACCCTGGCCTATGACACGATCTCGCGGCCCTCGGGCGAGGTCGCGGCGGCGGCGGACATGCTGGTGCAGATCGCGCCGCATATTGACGCCTATCGCCGCCAGTCCGACCTGTTCGACGTCAACAGCCGCCGCGTCGCCAACGCCATGCTGCGCGGCGGATCGCAGGAAGCGGCCCAGACGCGGTACGATGACTTCACCCTGGTCTGGAGCGACTACCAGACCACCTATTCCGATCTGAAGGACCTGATGCTGCCGGCCGACAATACGGCCGCGCCGGAGCTGCGCGATCTGGTGTCCTATATGGACGGGGCGATGGCGGCGTCGAACCGGATCGACCTGTGCCTGCAGTCGGCGCTGGGCAGCTATGACGCCGGGGCACCGGACCGGATGGCGGCGAGGGCACGGAGCCGAACCGGGATCGACGAGGGCGAGGCCCGGACGGAATCGGCGGCGCGTGCCCAGGATCAGGAGCTGCGTTGCCTGTCGGGCGAGGAATATTTCGTGGTCAGCGAGCGGATGCAGCGGCTGGGCGGCTGCAACTACGCCCTGCGCAAGGCGATGATGGGCTCGGTCGCGAACCTGCGCCGGACGCGGGATGACGGACCGGTGGCGCGGCTCGGGGACCGGTTGACGGGCCGTTCGGCGCGGAAGACCTCCGACCAGAGGCCGGAGTTCTGGGGACCCCTGCTGGACCGGGTGAAGGCGGAGTGTTCGCGCGAGCGGCTGAGGCCGAGCCGGGGCGATGCGCCGCCGGCCAACCGGCTGAATATCTGGCAGAGGGTGGACGCCGTGGCACCGGTGCCGGTCACTCCGCCGGCGCCGGCAGCGACCTGAGGCCGCCGAAGGGCGGAGACAGTCCACGAGGTTCCGCGTAAGAGGCCGCCGATGGATGATCGGCCCTTCTGGCAAACCAAGCGACTGGAACAGATGACTCGCGAGGAGTGGGAGAGCCTGTGCGACGGCTGTGGCCTGTGCTGCCTTGTCCGGTTCGAGGACGAGGATACGGGCAAGGTCGTTCCGACGCGGGTTCACTGCAAGCTGTTCGACAGCGATCGCTGCACCTGTATCGACTACGACAACCGGCGCGCACAGGTGCCGGACTGCATCAAGCTGACACCGTGGAATATCGAACAGCTGGGCTGGATGCCGAAGTCGTGCGGCTATCGCCGGATCCATGAGGGACGGGGACTGGCCGACTGGCATCCGCTGATCTCGGGCGATCCGGAGAGCGTGCACGCCGCGGGCGTTTCGGTGCGTGGGCAGACGGTATCGGAGCTGGCGCTCAAGGAGCCGGAGGACGCGCTGGATTTCGAGGCACCGGAGTGGGATCTGGAGCGGGGCGGGTGATCACCGTTCGCCGGTAACCATTAATTCGTCAGCCTGTGGCCTTCTGCACCGCTAGGCAGGACGGGGTGGCGACGGTGCAGCATCAGGACAGCCTGGGACTCGATACCCCGTTCGACCACCTGACCGCCCTGCTGTGCAGCCAGTTCGGGGTCCCGTTCAGTCTCGTTTCCTTCGTCCACGGCGATCTTGCGGTGTTTCGTTCCGAGGTCAGCGTGGGCGAGAGCTGTGTGCCGCGGGACCTCAGCGTCAGCAATCTTCTGGTCGGGATGGTAGCGGGCTCCCGGCTGATCATCGAGGACATGACCCTTCATCCGGTCCTGAAGGATCATCCGATGGTCGTGGGAGCGCCGTTCCTTCGGTTCTTTGCGGGCTCCACGGTCAGCACCCGAAAGGGTGAGCCTGTGGGTGCGGTCGGCATCATGGATTCGCGGCCGCGGCCGGCCCTTGCGGCCTCTGAATGGGTCACGCTCGACCAGGTCGCCACCATCGCCGGAAGAATGTTCGACCAGACGACCGCCCAGCAGGTTCAGTCAGAGCAGTTGAAGCTTCTGCGCCTGGCGGAGCAGATGTCAGGCATCGGCAACTGGCGATATGATGTTAGAACCGGCGAGGTAAGCTGGTCGGACGAGGTCTACAGGATCCACGGCTATGAGCCGCAG includes:
- a CDS encoding YwqG family protein — its product is MPSPETPVFSADRRVLLAGVGALLIAGSARGAAAQDPAAATRAVIAALQPLAMRAVVLEQADRPTVCRLGGAPRLPASTAWPDRKGRPLSFIAELDLTALRAVGGPDWLPASGVLHLFFDVEEEPWGFDPADHDGWKVIMTDAPAPRPLPHPPGLSGDRVFAPVPLAGRSTLTYPTTERLDLTPEVGRTFEFEPVHAFMDAGLGDGPRHQVGGFPSPIQGDGMELEAQLASNGIYMGGPDSYTDARIAALEPGAADWRLLLQIDSDDAAGLMWGDTGTLYVWVREQDARMGDFSRVWMIVQSA
- a CDS encoding ATP-binding cassette domain-containing protein; the encoded protein is MAGADAAASLDGVLVRYPGRAPLGPVDLTVAPGEIVAVVGASGAGKSTLLRLLAGLEPPSEGTVQRADGRTGFVFQSATLMPWADALANVALPLELAGMARADARARAAEALTAVGLSDRLDARPRQLSGGMAMRVALARALVTEPDLLLLDEPFAALDSVTRRRLIEDLHRLWSARTPSPAIVFVTHDVEEAVYLAGRAVVLDGATGRVAATLDSPGALPRPDGWRSAAEYRSAVEALARALETAMPGAEVPA
- a CDS encoding ABC transporter substrate-binding protein: MTLRGNRRFSTDRRALLAGAGALAATAALAGCQGSEAPVDEEGRVRLRFATDWRAQAEHGGFYQALASGAYTKRGLNVEIIQGGPSVNVPQLLASGAVELGMGSNSFIPMNLVAEGAPVKAVAAFFQKDPQVLIAHPDPALETIADLAGRPMLLATASRDAFWVWLKAKYGFTDDQVRTYNFNPAPFLADERAVQQGYLTSEPYSIEQAAGFAPRVFLLADEGYPSYAAMVLAPNAFARDNAAALRSFIAASAEGWRDYIQGDGKAADALIRKANPEMTQAILDQARARLKANGIVDGGDAALYGLGAMTAERWQAFFDVTSQAGVYPTNLDWRQAFTTQYLPGRGRS
- a CDS encoding YcgN family cysteine cluster protein, yielding MDDRPFWQTKRLEQMTREEWESLCDGCGLCCLVRFEDEDTGKVVPTRVHCKLFDSDRCTCIDYDNRRAQVPDCIKLTPWNIEQLGWMPKSCGYRRIHEGRGLADWHPLISGDPESVHAAGVSVRGQTVSELALKEPEDALDFEAPEWDLERGG
- a CDS encoding ABC transporter permease, whose translation is MMRILPSLLLTLLLLAVWEVACRALHVPPYFLPPPSAVAAALVDRAPLLAASAAATFWMALQALVVAALLGGGLALAVSLSRPAEQAVRPLAVALQVTPVVAIAPLVMIWAGLDNADRAVVALAAAVAFFPLFSGVLTGLKSADPDLERLFDLYGASPVQRLVRLRLPSALPFVLEGLRVAAGLAVIGAVVAEFVSGSGATQGLAWRLLEAGNRLRTADMLAALACLMFMGLLLNAAVSVLDRAVRRRLS
- a CDS encoding ABC-F family ATP-binding cassette domain-containing protein → MAPRPPLVALKNVRLQDGQRPLFDGVDIAVEPRTRAALVGRNGAGKSTLMKMVMGLIEPDAGDRSMQAGTRFAYVAQEPVITGETLLDYAASEGAERWTAEAWLATFGLDPQKAAVNLSGGEIRRAALAKAFAEEPDLLLLDEPTNHLDILAIELLEDELLQARFSVLVVSHDRAFLNRVTQSCHWLEGRRVRTLNKGFAAFDEWADKVMEEEAESLRRLNKAIERETYTFYRSITAQRTRNEGRARALNAMREDRAERVKDIPRELNLGVDSGGLSGKLVAELKGVTKGFGERTVIKPFSTRVIRGDRLAIVGPNGAGKTTLVKILLGKLKPDEGTVRLGANLEPVYLDQSREGLRSDMTLWDALTPGGGDSVLVRGVSKHVAAYAKDFLFQEGQLRQPISTLSGGERNRLLLARALAKPANMLVLDEPTNDLDMDTLDKLEELLETYDGTLILVSHDRDFVDRLATSTIAMNGRGDIVETPGGWTDFIRQNPGFLQPGANPRPQDKDAAQRAAAAPAPASIAPAAPKKPGKLTFKDAHRLKELEGLLASLPDDIARHDATLSDPDLYARDRKAFDRATANADRARTLLAAAEEEWLELEAKREALANV